GtctatggatcattttgaaacagtgcgtgAAATTCAGATCCCCGCTTGACCTGGTatccatcgatttcgagaagcctTTCGACAGCAGGACTGGCattccgaaaaaatgaatagctattatcatatCAAAATGTCAAGTGCTACATCGAAATGAAATCGAAGAGGGATTTGAGATCTAAAGCGAAGTCTACTATCGGTAGCGTTATTTATTCTAATACACTCAAattttggctattgaaaactgACTATGATGGGTTTCTGGAATGcgcacacgctcctcgacaacgatagtgatggtcctcagaatgttcgctttctccaacctgAGCGGAAATTCCTGCGATACAAACTGGatattttgggcctaagcgaagtaagattatgggactctggagagtactcctctccctctttcaAGAACGGGCTTTTGTAATCTGGAAAGCCtagtggtagcagatgcgaatccaGTGTAGGGTTGGTTTTGAGGGTGCGCAAGGCGCCGGTTTCTGAAAAACTACTCACTGCTAGATTTCGGTCCAAAATAAGGGGCATCAAAATTGCACAATGCCCCGCACTAACGGAAACTTCCGATGTAattgagaagaatgctttctacgagcaattaaacgcggctaagaggaagcttcctaaaggtgacattttgatCTTGATATGTAATCTGAAGGGCAAggcgggatctgacaacacattGTTCGATCATGTGATGAGgggcacggtcttggcgacagCAACGCTAATGGTGGCAGGTTCATGGATTTCTACAagttccaccgcctcgtcattgcgCGATCGAAAGGCCTGCCACaaagtcagttggatttcaactgagccatatgagcaatcagatcgaccactttacatcagcagtagatttagaagttgtcttctggatatgcgcaacaagagaggtgctgacatcggcctcgaaagtgatcaccatctgatggtcgcttacgttcgcttgcatgatacgtccgccacttctcgcagggttggctAGTTGCGGCTTTCTAtaataagttcaacatcgaccacttgtgCAACCCTGCTGTCGctggacagtgggagagctttcTTGTTGATCGAGCGGTAGATCTACTGAGTAagacgcctgagaatatcgatgagcattgggccgccatcaaaaatgttcttttctcgggtgctgcacaggtcgtcggccacaccCCAAAGGAGCGTTATAAGATCTGACTCATTGCAGAGtcgtggaagcgaatcgatCAACGGAAAGGTTTAAAGACGAGTGATGCCGGGCGTGACACGCTCCAACTCCGAAATCAaccgaaatcccgagaagttcaagaTGTCTACGATATGTCAAGATAGAATTTGccgttgcgctggtcagggaagcggaagatgccgcagatcgcaatgatttcagaactgcatACAGCATCACGAAACAGCTTACATGTGGCTGGAaatatttcgatggtcctgtgaaggacttcaaaggtcgatttctcatccatgatgatgaacaactgaagagatggaaagaataCTCCACCAGAATTCGCGtaaaagcgacagttttgacctattataactttgttagtgatggtgcaattttcactaaatttggtaagatcatgatatatgctatagcctacattactgcaaaatttcttaattctaggaggaacttaaggggggttttcctgccaattactaaaaattatagtattattgaatttatttgagcaagaatcggtatagaaggtattttggggcctaggcaccaAACAGTGGctgcctcttgacttttttcacattttccggttaagtagtttctgagagtggatccgttaaagaaatgatcactttcaaccctccgcactccacTCTCGAAAGAACTAACCAagaccccatatgactatatttggtgaaaaagattCACacactccttttgcatgtatggggaccccctttaattcgacgtaaaaggatgcaactcactatatgcgtgagcgttcgtagttcccacttttctaccaaatttggtgtcaatcgctacaaccgtctccgagaaaaatacgtgtgacggacagacagacagtaaaccccaTTGAATAATTTGTCACCGAAGGGACTCATTTCGTTATTGCGCGCTGCCTCGCTGTAGTGCAACAGTCATCTTTAGCGGAGAGTTAGGAAACACCAATTCGTCaaaaaaccggggaagaggaATTTCTTTCACAGGTTCAGTTTTTTTACTGAAATAATTATGCATAGAATATGAACTCTTACgcattttcctttttaattcTTAATctgtatttatttgaaattccttcttctttttcttcagcctttgtcccgttcacaggcgggaTCACAGCGTTGTAATGGGTTTCGCCatggctctatcaaatggctgatctggatacaatctcgaggtttttaaatccccatccagcgtatcaaaccaccgtttcctaacaaaaagaaataacgtATTTGTGCTGTTTTAAGAGATGGGAAAACAGAGGTGTAAAATAAATTTATCGGACGTCTAGCAGAGCTCTGGGTGAGATTACCGAATGTCTAATGGTACCCACCAtttagcataaaacctgggaaaagccTGCTGATCCAACAACAACGAaaacctgcagacggagaagaatgaagtcgAGGCTCCCGAGCCTAAAAACAgcacaaattgtatcaactggtccttcacgttggggttgggtagggctgccaACCAAAGTTACGAGGTCACCGAAAGAACCTCGGACAGGagggattttacaacgacgaacccgacaacgaaaacggaacaacgatttccccattttctcatggaaagtgcgctctCTGTATAGACCAAATAGTTCTCagtaactagccgataccctgtcccaaaatAATGCTAATGTACGTCGCAAGAAATGCGCTGGACAGATACCggctttctggagaagagccactacgccatatattatagcggccatccagtaaaccatgtgctcggagtagatttcttattcaggcaaaaaatgaaacctgctattatcgaaTTTAAAAATACAAGCGAAGGGCTATGCGCTCTGCGTttgagaggcaaatttagaaatgtaaacctcataaacgttcacgcccctacagacgagactgcagagttggaaaaagatactttctacgcggcagttgagcggagcctcgaagcctgtcccaagtttGATATCCAAATCacatttggagatttcaacagccaagtaggaatggagtccgtattcaggcgatacgttggctcccatagcttacataagaatTACATTGCgaatgcggattattcagttaacagtatcgcacgaaatggtttttagAAGTaaatggtttgcgcggaaagcggtccacaaacattcgtgggcctctccagacaggatcacttccaaccaaattgcccttgttgattgaacgccgacATCTCTCAGCGTTGATGTTAGAAAATATtgtgggggagggggggggggggcgcaaTATAgatactcggatcactatttatTTGTCATagcgctccgggctcgaattacaactcCGCTTACAATCtcatctgacaatcagatgagagtaaatactgaaaccatgcacaacaaagccctccgtaacatttataagggagaaatggatgctgAAATAACCCCACCTTACAGATTTCCTGGAGgtggcatcaacaaataatcttcaaaaTTATCTGAAGAGCATTATGATTGAtttggctacaaacatacttggccccagccgcaagaaatgtcggaatggctggttcgacgaaGAATGTACACTAGGAAGGGAACgagagaatgctgcataccggggaATAATGCACTCTCAGAGAAATCCGGTGTACCCACAGGCctgtcacaaactccgtcgagccgaAAAGCGGCTTCGCAGACGAAAAAAGagcttgggagaaccaccaggtctgtgaactcgagaagtacaacGCACCATCCGCGGACATTTTCCCACCAAACCAGCAGAATGAAGGcttatacacatcgatgctcataatgccgagacaaagagagaaatctaatttccgacaaaatgggcatattggagcgatgggctgagtactttgatgaaatgCTGAACAACCACAACATTGACTCGTCATCATCTTGACTCTCGTGAGATCATGGACCTGCCGCCTCAGCTCAGCCACCTCGTTTTCCTCTTCTGAAATATCCGGCTCAATTTCAGAACCACTACTGTAAGTCATCCGAGGGCTCTCGATAACGCTAGAGCGAGCGTCCTCCTAACTATCCTCTTTTAGGGCTAGGATCCAGCTCCTGGGGCGATAGTAGCCCATCGACTACATTGCGCTTCAACATTACTGTTGTCGACGTGCGTTCTCACTAATACTGTTCAAGATAGTCACTTAAATAGTTCACGTGTACACACGCACACTATCGCACTTCTCAAATATTCACTTACGCTCAGTTATGGAACCGTCCGCACCGTCAGCATCTTTTAACGACCAGCATAAATCCtggttctaaataataataaacgaagatgcatctgcgcatcttctttcctccgtacgacccttataaatatttcggtctttataattttccatatctcgtcatacccgactcaggtcaaatgttttctttcacactatgtcctgttgttgaataataaacgaagatgcatttatgcatcttcgctgctcagaatgaccctaataaaaggataggattttacgtagataagaaggattttacgtagataagagCCATATATtaatatgtgttatgtattagatagtttcatagaagataaggaacatatgtatattaagtaaacaattttaaggaaatataaatacgaggtgACCGAGAAAGAACCTCAatcttgtttcgatattacaataGTCTTGTTTTTATATCACagtacggaagtactaaaagaaacaactgtgtAACAAATACATACTAAGTGTTGTTGCTTAACTCGCTcaaggtttgaaccgcgaccaaaAAGTGCGTCCGCCCGCGTACACAGCTGCACTGACACGACAATGAAGCCACTTTCAAATCTTCTGTCAATACTTATATAATTACAAATTAGGTTAATTACAACCGCCGCTTCTGCTACCACTATTTTTAAAATCATAACGTACAATGGTGGAATGGGGCATTACAGCATTTAATCAATCACACATGAGATGACTGACTCCATTACCAGAGTGCATTGTGTCATGGGCCTTATGAATTATTTTCATTGTATTATAATCAAAATAAGATAAATGTAACATAGTAAATTATTTCTGTGGTTAATTATTTCCAACAAAATTGGCTACGTAATTGTTATATACTATCATATATAGTGTGAAACGTATATGTGCATTTCATGCTCTTACCATCTTTACTTTTGGTGGATAACTACTCATCATACAAGAAATAGCGTAAAATGCGGCTTCCGGTTCTGAATTCTCCAAAACACACGCATGCAAGGCATTCACCTTGCATTCTTTGTCTCCGTGTTGGCAGCGAATAACCAGGTCATTAGTGGCTGGATCTTGTTCAATCTAAATTGAAAAgtgaattcttaaaaaaaatatatagagaAATGATAACGAATATGTGTCAAACAATCATCCGATGGAGCTATTGTGTGGTTAACAGTCACCATTGTACTACCAAGATGTGCTAAAGCTATTGCCAGGGCTTCTCGATCGAGAAGATGACGCCGAGATACCCTCGATTGACCAAGCaacgttgaaaatgcaacaataaAACACAAGATACGGACAGTTGCAAGGACGGTAGAGGATGAAATAGGCAGTCAGGCACAAACAACTAATAAGCCCGCAAATGCTTACTGGATTCTGTAGCATATTGggggagtttaagggggtcatcccgtgtgtggggttggagaaatcatcagaaatcatcaaattttcacgacttctttaatacatatttctacggtccgcaaactatagTAGGATAATTGCATTCGGAAAGGTCgtttttttattcacaaaaaaagccgtaaaaaaacaccaaaattcaaaaaattaagtttaaagcccaccaaaaacttaccttttaatattttctaattagcctagtttgcggaccgtggaaaatTGTCCATATTAAAacgccgtttatttttttttcctgagataaacacagcgccctccagcgtggcagcagaaaaacacctttttttggagatgggtgcataaattgacacgtattccgaaaactagctacaatatcaagctaaaaaatttatcatatatactagagatatcaataaacatatggtgaaaaaatcatgtttctatctatatccagtcctccaaaataatttttcaaaaaaagacaaaaaaaacggccttcacacgggatgacctccttaaggcTGGTGGTTTCAAACAGGAGCCTAAATAAGTTCTTCACGGATAACAAGAACCTACGTTATTGCGAAAAAATGTTAGGACTAAGGGATATCAGGTGAAAATCGATCTCCACACGTCGCTCTGGTATACACGTTGCATCACAAACTTCGATTATCACCAGATGGACTAGCATAACCCAGATTTTTCAAGCACCCAAGCAAATAGAAGCATGTCTATTCTTGGCTcggaaaaatttcaaacaactcAACtgtttttatccacaaccacttTCATCACCATTATCACCGGCGAAACaattggtatccggtctagccccgccttaataaggaactccagacaccccggttttgcgccaaggtctatctcaggcagggtctgactcgtcttctttttctgcaatagatattacccttatagactttccgcactggatcatcctcatccatacggtttaagtgaaccgcccactgcaacctgttaagccggattttatccacaacctgacggtcgtggtatcgctcatagacttctcTGTTATGcaagctacagaatcgtccatcctcatgatgtaaggggctaaaaattcttcggaagattcttctctcgaacgcggccaagagttcacagttcgttttgctaagaacccaactctgcgaggaatacataaggactagatCATAGTCTTAGCTTTGACCTAtcgtgagacgtttctagcgaaacagtttttgtaagctgaaataggctctgttggcagctaacaaccgtgcgtagATTTCATAGTCATATctgttatcgcttgtgattttcgaccctacacaAGAGaacttttcaacggtctcaaagttgtagtctcctatcttcattgatctcgtttgaccagtgtgattcgatgttgttcgtgcttttggttttggttttggagctgtcgttgccaccatgtacttcgtcttaccttcattaatatgcagcccaaggtctctcgccgcctgctcgaactggacgaaggtagactgtacacctcgggttgttcttcctatgatgtccatattgccagcgtagaccagtagttgggtggacttgaagaggatggtgcctcccgcatttgcgtcggcatcgcgaatcacttcctCCACggtcaagttaaagaggacgcatgacagcgcATCCGCTTGTCTTAGACCTTTCTTGATGTTGAATgttctcaagagtgatcctgctgcttttatctgccctcgcacattggtcagggtcagcctagtcagtcttatctatTTCGTCAGGatccaaattctctcatggctgtgtacagttttaccctggctatgctgtcataggcggctttaaattcgatgaaaagatcgtgcaactgatggtcatattccaagagcttttccatcgcttgtcgcagagagaaaatctgctactgatttccctggagtaaagcctcttaaATATGGGGTAATAATGTTCTTAGCGTAGTTGCGTGTATGCAACCGGCCTGGCAAGATAGAGGGGAGtatgttatagatggtactcagcaacgtgatacctctataattgctgcactgtgttatatccccctttttatgtatgagacagataatgcttctttgccagtcctcaggcattgattctctgtcccacatcttgagcatcagttgatgaaccacttggtgtagttggtcacctccatatttaaccaattcggctataatttcatcggctcctgacgacttatggtttttaagccggtggattgcacggactgtttcttctatgcttaatggtggcagcatttgtccgtcgtcttcagttggcgggacctccaactcggcgatattttggttgttgagcagttcatcaaaatactcaacccatcgctccaatgtgcccattctgtcggaaatcagatttccctctttgtctcggcaggatgagcacggAGGTTTATTAATGCTTCATtcttctgacttgttggtaaaacttccgcgcctggtgcggttgctccctgtcctTTTCGAGTTTCCAGATTTgttggcttcctttttccgtctgtgaagtcgcttctccgctcgatgaagttggtgataagtctctgcgcgtacccgcgttctttgagaatgcaacattactcgatatgtgtcattcttccgttccgttgctagcttacattcattgtcaatccagccgttccgacttttcttgcgactggggccaagtatctttgtggccgtatcaatgataacgttcttcagatggttatgaagaccatttgttgatgcttcacctccagaatttctgttgactgcggttaatgcgggatccatttctcccttataagTATTGCGGAAGGATGTGTTgtcaatggcttcagtattcactcccacctgattgtcagaaggaatTGTAGGTGgtttcgtaattcgagctcggagcaccatgccaacgagatagtggtccgagtcgcCCCTATATattccgacattcatcaaggctgaaaggtgggggcgttcaatcagcacgtggtcaatttggttaaacgtAGTCCCGTCtgcagaggcccacgtatgtttgtgaaccgctttccgcgcaaaccaggtacttccacttccatttcgtgcgatactgctaactgaataatctccagtccgttatcattggtatccctatgttagccatggaagccgacgtatcccctgaataggggctccgcccctacttgactgttggaatttccaggtatgattttgatatcatacttgggaaggtttttcatgaagaaaaaactccgagcgatcaccacgtagaggtgaagatagagtttggtagtagagctgttggtgttggttcagcaggcagttcccagtttttatgctccatcgtggataccaatccacgtttcaccgtgggacctatactaccctttgaccgtcaCTTGACTTGACAGCCACTTTCAAATCCAATGAAATCACACTGATTGTTCTCGAACCATACCGCCTTTGGTAAAATTAACCACCGTCCTCTTCCCACCGTAGTAGCAATAAAATGGAAGGTCGTGATTTAAGTGTCATTGCTTGTAAAGCGATCTGCATTGTAGATTGGATGTCGAAAAGCAGTCGGCCCAGCTGTGATTGAATATTAAACTCAACCCCTCGGTCGAGTGCAATTTTGACCACGGTACCTCCCATTGTTCCATTCCAGTATAGAAAGGAAGTTTTCGAAGTTGAAGAAAGAATTCAAGTTTCATGCGGGACCTTCGTGTTATGCTAGATTATGGATTATTATTCCTCCAGCGGTTATAGGTGCACTAACTGTTATGGTACCCAACATTGGAGGATGCAAAATAATGAAGAGGTTTTTGCTAGTACTAGTGTGTACATCTACTTTAAAATTTGGATTACGACCTTGAAATTAAGGCGTAGAGCTGTCGGTAATACATCGTACGGTAGGGCATTAACACAACTCACGATGTTATTTTTAGGAGAAGTTTCGTGATatgaaaatagccccttttTGGGTTGCTGTAACTGGTTGAGAAAGAAAGACCGCTACGAAATTTCAACAGGGGCGACACCTCCTACTTCCGCATACCCTCAACATCGTCTCTCCCTCTAGAGCAAAACTGAAAATGCAAGCTTCGCCATGACGGAAATTCAACCTTTATCGTTGAAACATTATTTGAGATATGGCTCATCAAATAAAACTGAACTGAAAGTGTCATTGTAATGGGCCCCCTTTAGATCTGTTTAGATCTATCTATCTGGCCAGCCCTTGAACTACGTATGTCATCATTAACTCGACAACACTTCTCCAGGCAAGCACTCACTAACAAATAACTCTTCttacaaaaaaatcaatttcttcttTGATATAATAATGACTAACCAGATAGGTCATATCAGCTTGCGGGAATTCCCCTAATGCATTTCTATAATAGTATAAAGCTTCTGTTCCCTCAGGTGCCACTTATCCCATAACAGACAATTTGGTTTCACTTATCATCTCAGAACACAATAGCAATAATATGAAAGTTACCTTCGCAAATCCAAAAGGAACCAATTCAAGGTCGGTGTAGGGTAATCTATCTTTTTCTCTCATCGACTTCTGCAACTGTTTCTTAAAAAACTGAATACAGTCCGGACATAGTGATTCGTAATAGATTTGGACTTTCAACTTAGAAACCTGTGAAATAATCGTTAAAAAGAATTAATAGGTTGAAAAACTATTTCTTGAGAACTCAACTTCCAATCCTTTTGCAATTGTCTGATTACCCCAAACGAATCCCGAAAATGCTACAAAAACACCAAGTAGAAGGCACTTCATTTTGAACTTTCACTTCCAGTGTCTCACTTTGCAGTGATTTTGAGTCAAATATTTCTGAGATACTGGCGTAATCTTTCGTGTACATGAATCCAGTTGAATAGACTGCTAATCGTTTGTTAGCCGACTTTATCAATAAGTGCGGAATAAGATTCATTCAGCACCATAGTACTGACTAAGAATTAATGTACATACACATGTTGTAAACTT
The window above is part of the Hermetia illucens chromosome 3, iHerIll2.2.curated.20191125, whole genome shotgun sequence genome. Proteins encoded here:
- the LOC119651856 gene encoding GILT-like protein 2; the protein is MKCLLLGVFVAFSGFVWGNQTIAKGLEVSKLKVQIYYESLCPDCIQFFKKQLQKSMREKDRLPYTDLELVPFGFAKIEQDPATNDLVIRCQHGDKECKVNALHACVLENSEPEAAFYAISCMMSSYPPKVKMCAKKFHLNLEPIVKCCRDRTIPEILDKYGRETAAINPQSVPAVALDGIFKPDEQDQLTSEFDKMFCRAYKDKFGIQLEDCE